A region of Flocculibacter collagenilyticus DNA encodes the following proteins:
- a CDS encoding peroxiredoxin encodes MRRLFLSILLTLFIVPLTIAAELKVGDMAPDFKLQGTDGNIYTLSQFKGKKAVVLAWFPRAYTYGCTIECKSLAENGHLLRKFNAQYFMASVDPIDKNRGFAAETKADFPLLSDPTKEAAEAYGVKHLLGFAKRHTFYIDKNGKIAKIDRDVEPKTSAEDMAKNMEALGFKE; translated from the coding sequence ATGCGCCGTTTATTTTTATCAATACTATTAACACTCTTCATCGTGCCATTAACGATAGCCGCTGAGCTTAAAGTGGGCGATATGGCACCTGATTTTAAATTACAGGGAACCGATGGCAACATTTACACGTTAAGCCAATTTAAAGGCAAAAAAGCGGTTGTGTTGGCCTGGTTTCCTCGGGCATATACTTATGGCTGTACCATTGAATGTAAGTCGTTAGCGGAAAATGGGCATTTACTCAGAAAATTTAACGCGCAGTACTTTATGGCAAGCGTGGATCCCATTGACAAAAACCGTGGCTTTGCCGCTGAAACGAAAGCAGATTTTCCATTATTGAGTGATCCCACCAAAGAAGCGGCAGAGGCTTATGGTGTAAAACACTTATTAGGTTTTGCTAAGCGTCATACTTTTTATATTGATAAAAATGGTAAAATTGCAAAAATTGACCGCGATGTTGAGCCTAAAACATCGGCCGAAGATATGGCTAAAAATATGGAAGCGTTGGGCTTTAAAGAGTAA
- the dgt gene encoding dGTP triphosphohydrolase — MELSWQKLLNGKRRKDKFSGANPYSIAAGRVELERDYDRILFATPTRRMADKTQVFPLERNDSVRNRLTHSHEVSNLARSIGNRLVFEFREQVFKGVSDDLQIERCVPSLLAAIGLAHDLGNPPFGHQGEVAMQEWFQRNNASHFNNQLGQDFLKFDGNAQTFRLVTKLQVLNDNYGLNLTYATLASMLKYPVAPQTVSSSEHWKKHGFFNSELTIVEDIWQETGLSEHYRHPFTYIMEACDDIAYSVLDAEDIVKKGLASFSDIVDFLEHQNGDDAMTCSVLQLAKQKNMEFKQQSLSPRELNDVSMQIFRVYAVGHAISAIVDQFVADCDAIMAGDLGPGYQLIEASTANHFCSNLKQFDYQHGYRHKSVLELELKGNNYITGIMDMLWLGIHGHINNKRSKPNSAQFSHAAKSPFGRYAYERISENYRRIFEDPTNTMPIEYKEAQLLADAVSGMTDTYLITIHDELKALLK; from the coding sequence ATGGAATTATCTTGGCAAAAGTTACTCAATGGTAAGCGTAGAAAAGACAAGTTCAGTGGTGCAAACCCTTACTCCATTGCCGCCGGAAGGGTAGAGTTAGAGCGTGATTATGACCGCATTTTATTTGCCACGCCAACTCGTAGAATGGCTGATAAAACTCAAGTATTTCCATTAGAACGGAATGACAGTGTCCGAAACCGATTAACGCACTCTCATGAAGTGTCTAATTTAGCACGCAGTATTGGTAACCGCTTAGTCTTTGAGTTTCGCGAGCAAGTGTTTAAAGGGGTGAGCGACGACTTACAAATTGAACGCTGTGTACCCTCTCTGTTAGCAGCAATCGGGTTAGCCCATGATCTTGGTAATCCTCCTTTTGGTCACCAAGGCGAGGTTGCAATGCAAGAGTGGTTTCAGCGCAATAATGCCAGCCACTTTAATAATCAATTGGGACAAGACTTTCTAAAGTTTGACGGCAACGCCCAAACCTTTCGTTTAGTAACCAAATTACAGGTGCTAAACGATAATTATGGATTGAACCTCACCTACGCCACCTTGGCGTCGATGCTCAAATACCCCGTTGCCCCCCAAACAGTTAGCAGCAGTGAGCACTGGAAAAAACACGGCTTTTTTAATTCTGAATTAACCATTGTTGAAGATATTTGGCAGGAAACAGGCTTGTCGGAACATTACCGCCACCCGTTTACTTACATTATGGAAGCGTGTGACGATATCGCGTACTCCGTGTTAGATGCAGAAGATATTGTTAAAAAGGGGCTTGCGTCGTTTTCTGATATTGTGGACTTTCTTGAGCATCAAAATGGTGACGACGCAATGACCTGCTCGGTGTTGCAGCTTGCTAAACAAAAAAATATGGAATTTAAACAGCAGTCACTCAGCCCGCGTGAGCTAAACGATGTGTCTATGCAAATTTTTAGGGTTTATGCGGTAGGCCATGCTATTTCGGCAATTGTTGATCAGTTTGTTGCTGATTGCGATGCCATCATGGCGGGTGATCTAGGGCCCGGATACCAGCTAATAGAAGCTTCAACAGCCAATCACTTTTGCAGCAATTTAAAGCAATTTGACTACCAGCACGGTTATCGCCATAAAAGCGTACTCGAATTAGAGTTGAAGGGGAATAACTACATCACTGGCATTATGGATATGCTATGGTTAGGCATTCATGGTCATATAAATAATAAGCGTAGTAAACCAAACAGTGCGCAATTTAGCCATGCAGCAAAAAGCCCTTTTGGTCGATATGCCTACGAACGCATTTCAGAAAATTACCGCCGAATATTTGAAGATCCAACCAATACCATGCCAATCGAATACAAAGAAGCGCAATTATTGGCCGATGCGGTATCAGGCATGACCGATACCTACCTAATAACAATCCATGATGAATTAAAAGCATTATTGAAGTAA
- a CDS encoding TonB-dependent receptor plug domain-containing protein has translation MMSNMLVRKQCVCLMLCGLTLPIFASDNAVNKVQLQSKADHYVYPIDELFALSLPQLLNLKVTVASRNELPLWQTPSSVTVFTQARIHSLGVRNLFELLNYVPGFYNMMNAVEGNQSHIDTRGMAQKYASALLFKLNGQRLNDDYTGGISYFMRHLDIRTAKRVEIIRGPGSSQYGSNAYAGVINITTSKASQVGLEAGSNQSKGMSVQVVEPISDWLVGLNSSWYKDEGDTFSDIYDPFERQTTTTDPREVRQLQLYAEHEQGALRFNWLDSTRENYYLFRRVSDSVTFVELNHWMLDAKYLLTSASNPWQVSLSGAYHRGERRSQTALVPQGIGMFTADSFLFGEDIAYRSYNLSIDAEYQSASDLLWHFGIQASNSEVPNGFIRSNYDVFDMFGFLGKVQTFNQAEQRIVLDNQRHIRGSYAQVQWHPLPRWFFTLGVRYDDFNDVDDAFTPSFSAIYQINSQQGVKFKYGEGYRAPSLGDLYDAESGLSIGNQALKASEVKSTEVAYYWFNDAFAFSATVFDNVHQNLIGFEVRDTGEISLGNVAKNFSQGMEIEARWHINEQWRFITGITRIFKNHTELGDAMGIPKSEHITPSEYFSYQLQYQKNNWSWSLHGTWRNEVALLESNDDLLLVNSKVNYRINPRTNLHITINNALDERYSTSSYIPLGIDSNNNVVHQYPARGLEFMAGVTYQF, from the coding sequence ATGATGAGTAATATGTTGGTAAGAAAACAATGTGTTTGTTTAATGTTGTGTGGGCTAACACTACCGATATTTGCCAGTGATAATGCAGTTAATAAGGTGCAGCTGCAATCCAAGGCAGATCATTATGTGTACCCGATTGATGAATTGTTTGCTTTATCACTTCCTCAGTTACTCAATTTAAAAGTGACGGTAGCCTCTAGAAATGAATTACCCCTGTGGCAAACACCGTCGTCGGTGACGGTGTTTACTCAAGCGCGGATTCATAGCTTAGGGGTGCGTAATTTATTTGAACTACTTAATTATGTGCCCGGCTTTTACAATATGATGAATGCCGTTGAAGGAAATCAGTCGCACATAGACACTCGTGGCATGGCACAAAAATATGCTAGCGCATTGTTATTTAAACTAAATGGCCAACGCTTAAACGATGACTATACCGGCGGCATTAGTTACTTTATGCGGCATTTAGATATTCGCACTGCTAAGCGTGTAGAAATCATCCGTGGACCGGGTTCGTCGCAATATGGTTCGAATGCATACGCTGGTGTGATTAACATCACCACCTCAAAAGCCAGCCAAGTTGGCCTTGAAGCGGGAAGTAACCAAAGTAAAGGTATGTCTGTGCAAGTGGTAGAGCCAATAAGTGATTGGTTAGTGGGCTTAAATAGCAGCTGGTATAAAGATGAAGGAGACACATTTAGCGATATTTACGATCCATTCGAGCGGCAAACCACCACCACCGATCCACGTGAAGTAAGGCAGCTCCAGCTTTATGCGGAACATGAGCAGGGGGCATTACGTTTTAATTGGTTAGACTCAACCAGAGAAAATTATTATTTATTCCGCCGCGTGAGTGATAGCGTCACATTTGTTGAATTGAACCACTGGATGTTAGATGCAAAGTACCTGCTGACCTCGGCCAGCAATCCTTGGCAAGTCAGTCTTTCAGGCGCGTATCATCGTGGCGAGCGTCGTTCTCAAACGGCTTTAGTGCCACAAGGTATAGGAATGTTTACTGCAGATAGCTTTTTATTTGGGGAAGATATTGCATACCGCAGCTACAACTTAAGCATTGATGCGGAATACCAAAGCGCATCAGATTTGTTATGGCACTTTGGGATTCAGGCATCTAATAGTGAGGTGCCAAACGGCTTTATTCGCAGCAATTATGACGTATTTGATATGTTTGGCTTTTTAGGGAAAGTACAAACCTTTAATCAAGCCGAACAACGTATTGTACTTGATAACCAACGGCATATTCGTGGTAGCTATGCTCAGGTTCAATGGCACCCCTTACCGCGTTGGTTTTTCACATTGGGTGTAAGATACGACGACTTTAATGACGTGGATGATGCGTTTACTCCAAGTTTTTCGGCTATTTATCAAATTAATAGCCAACAAGGCGTTAAATTTAAGTATGGCGAGGGATACCGGGCTCCTTCGTTAGGCGATTTGTACGATGCAGAAAGTGGTTTGTCTATTGGTAATCAAGCGCTTAAAGCAAGTGAAGTAAAAAGTACTGAGGTGGCATACTATTGGTTTAACGACGCTTTCGCTTTTTCAGCGACAGTATTTGACAATGTGCATCAAAATCTCATCGGGTTTGAGGTAAGAGACACAGGCGAAATTAGCTTAGGTAACGTTGCAAAAAACTTTAGCCAAGGGATGGAAATAGAAGCGCGCTGGCATATTAATGAGCAGTGGCGGTTTATTACAGGCATTACCAGAATATTTAAAAATCATACTGAATTAGGCGATGCCATGGGGATCCCAAAATCAGAACATATTACGCCAAGTGAGTACTTTTCTTATCAACTACAATATCAAAAAAATAACTGGTCATGGTCACTGCATGGCACCTGGCGTAATGAGGTTGCACTGCTAGAAAGTAACGATGATTTATTGCTGGTTAATAGCAAAGTAAATTATCGCATTAATCCGCGCACTAATTTACACATAACAATCAACAATGCCTTGGATGAGCGTTATAGCACTTCTTCATATATCCCATTGGGGATTGATAGCAATAACAATGTTGTGCACCAATATCCTGCTAGAGGTCTCGAATTTATGGCAGGGGTGACATATCAGTTTTAA
- a CDS encoding diacylglycerol/lipid kinase family protein produces MTSVSAPTSPNYLIVINPLPNKKKKQALNRLLVALKTRGWSWRIYETAPNLTTNQIFFKKHLKQYTDIVALGGDGTLHIIANCMAHSHVPLAIIPCGTGNDFARAWFNKEDDPITIALSTHSKAIDLGKCNDRYFVNVLGVGFDAELVKQLERSKMSYWRSCSYLLKTLMMLPTYQEPTVTIQLENQTVTLPTFIATFANSQYFGGGMKIAPFASPHNHQLDYCIIKKAPFFKKLYYLSKVFSGNHLQANVVSYGQSQQAVITTCDIPLEADGEFIGHSPCNISIEANALRLKTA; encoded by the coding sequence ATGACCTCAGTAAGTGCGCCCACGTCACCCAATTACTTAATAGTAATAAACCCCCTACCAAATAAGAAAAAGAAACAAGCACTTAATCGATTATTAGTAGCATTAAAAACACGTGGCTGGTCTTGGCGAATCTATGAAACCGCGCCGAATTTAACGACGAATCAAATATTCTTTAAAAAACACCTTAAGCAGTATACCGACATTGTTGCGTTAGGCGGTGATGGTACTTTACATATTATTGCAAATTGCATGGCGCACAGTCATGTACCGCTTGCTATTATTCCCTGTGGAACGGGTAATGACTTTGCCAGAGCATGGTTTAATAAAGAAGACGATCCCATCACCATTGCATTGTCGACTCACAGCAAAGCGATTGATTTAGGAAAATGCAATGACCGGTACTTTGTTAATGTGTTGGGTGTGGGTTTTGATGCTGAGTTAGTCAAACAACTAGAACGAAGTAAAATGAGTTATTGGCGTTCATGTTCATATCTGCTTAAAACCCTGATGATGCTCCCGACCTATCAAGAACCGACCGTTACCATTCAATTAGAAAACCAAACAGTAACGTTGCCAACTTTTATCGCGACATTCGCTAACAGCCAGTATTTCGGCGGAGGCATGAAAATAGCGCCCTTTGCTTCACCTCACAACCACCAACTGGATTATTGTATTATTAAAAAAGCGCCCTTTTTTAAAAAGCTGTATTATCTAAGCAAGGTGTTTAGCGGCAATCATTTGCAAGCAAACGTTGTCAGTTACGGCCAGTCTCAGCAGGCTGTAATTACAACATGCGATATACCATTAGAAGCAGATGGTGAATTTATTGGCCATAGTCCTTGTAATATTTCAATTGAAGCAAATGCATTAAGGCTTAAAACAGCGTAA
- a CDS encoding 5-carboxymethyl-2-hydroxymuconate Delta-isomerase, whose product MPHCIIEYAQPLEHEISIEQLMLTVQQAAIDSALFEADAIKVRATGFQHYITGQANGYFVHIDLRILSGRTAQQKRLLSETVLSAVKPLLSVVTSTTVAVSDLDRASYQKVQR is encoded by the coding sequence ATGCCGCATTGTATTATTGAATATGCACAACCGTTAGAGCATGAAATTAGCATTGAGCAGTTAATGCTAACTGTTCAGCAAGCGGCAATTGACTCAGCGCTATTTGAAGCGGATGCCATTAAAGTGCGAGCGACGGGTTTTCAGCATTATATTACAGGGCAGGCTAATGGCTATTTTGTGCATATCGATTTGCGAATTTTGTCTGGTAGAACCGCGCAACAAAAGCGGTTGCTCAGTGAAACAGTGCTATCAGCAGTTAAGCCATTATTATCGGTGGTAACAAGTACAACGGTGGCTGTTTCAGATCTTGATCGAGCAAGCTATCAAAAAGTTCAGCGTTAG
- a CDS encoding nucleotidyltransferase family protein, translated as MVNIATTPAALKQRIKRFFNTTNRGRQTVAQLIEQLQTSGKVYLFGGAIRDIALNGITAFSSDIDLVIDCSQDTLDLALLTLSNTSIKQQNIKQNKFGGYRIDTGKWLVDIWPITQTWAFKHTEVVYDNVTSLLNTTVLNWDAIIYDFGEQTLIHQPEYFNALAQGHLDLVLVDNPNQTGQAVRILRTLFDKQVHTISPPLARYLTRLIHLYGEAKLREYEQHSYRSRFLHSANWPILYLQLNQPPKNGRVEVDLLQKTMSLPLEAPISDEK; from the coding sequence ATGGTAAATATTGCAACGACTCCAGCTGCCTTAAAACAGCGCATAAAACGTTTTTTTAATACAACTAATCGTGGGCGACAAACGGTTGCCCAACTTATTGAGCAATTACAAACATCAGGAAAGGTATATCTATTTGGTGGTGCCATTCGAGATATTGCATTAAATGGCATTACTGCGTTTAGTTCAGACATTGATTTAGTGATCGACTGTTCTCAAGACACGCTTGATTTAGCCCTACTCACGCTCAGTAACACCTCAATCAAACAGCAAAACATTAAACAAAATAAATTTGGCGGGTATCGAATTGATACCGGTAAATGGTTAGTCGACATTTGGCCGATAACCCAAACATGGGCGTTCAAGCATACCGAAGTGGTATATGACAATGTTACTAGCCTGCTTAACACAACAGTACTTAATTGGGACGCCATTATTTATGACTTTGGCGAACAAACGTTAATTCATCAGCCCGAGTATTTTAATGCCCTTGCTCAGGGCCACTTAGATTTGGTCTTAGTTGATAATCCCAATCAAACAGGCCAAGCAGTGCGCATTTTACGTACACTTTTTGACAAACAAGTGCACACCATCAGCCCACCGTTAGCGCGTTATCTTACTCGTCTTATCCATTTATATGGTGAAGCTAAATTACGTGAGTACGAACAACACAGTTACCGTAGTCGTTTTTTACATTCTGCCAATTGGCCAATTCTTTATTTACAACTTAATCAGCCCCCTAAAAACGGGCGAGTTGAAGTCGACTTATTACAAAAAACGATGTCTTTACCACTTGAAGCGCCCATCAGCGATGAAAAGTAA
- a CDS encoding alkaline phosphatase, with product MKALGLKPLVMLVAAGLTLAGCAQHPSTSAKTSVETPKIKNVILMIGDGMGPQQVGLLEEFAHRAKHSPYQNKTTALSTFAAEGALGMSRHSPFNNLVVDSACSATQLATGISSDSEMIGLDANGDTVMTVLEHAKKLGKATGLVSDTRLTHATPASFATHQAHRSMENEIAAEMITSDNVDVMLSGGLRHFIPSNSAQDAAAKQALTQLINEPALRLKSKRKDNRNLLVEAKDQGYNLAFNREQLQQSQGNKLLGLFAYSGMNDGIAYHQQKNSSERNEPSLKEMTMKALDILSQDPDGFFLMVEGGQIDWAGHNNDAGTLLHEMLKFDEAVAAVHEWVKKRNDTLVVITADHETGGFGFSYSRKDVPVPSKKPGASFANHDFQPNYNFGDIAVLDKLYEQQKSYFGIWAEAAGKDAFPTAQSLTNAVKNNTAFELTLNEAEQVLAREANDYHLASHKYLKAKEFPKVNDFKEYYVYGDDVHKNLIGRQLAKYQNIVWSTGTHTHTPVAVIAWGPDNVNQVFSKIQHHTDIGKKLITAVTTETLQP from the coding sequence ATGAAAGCACTTGGTTTAAAGCCTCTTGTCATGTTGGTAGCCGCTGGATTAACCTTAGCTGGCTGCGCACAACATCCATCAACTTCCGCTAAAACATCTGTTGAAACGCCAAAAATTAAAAACGTGATTTTAATGATTGGTGACGGCATGGGCCCACAACAAGTTGGTTTGCTAGAAGAGTTTGCGCATCGTGCGAAACATTCTCCTTATCAAAATAAAACCACCGCGCTTTCTACCTTCGCCGCAGAGGGTGCCTTAGGGATGTCGCGGCACAGTCCCTTTAATAATTTAGTGGTCGACTCCGCCTGCTCTGCTACTCAACTTGCTACGGGCATTAGCTCTGATAGTGAAATGATTGGCCTTGATGCCAATGGCGACACGGTTATGACGGTTTTAGAACATGCTAAAAAACTAGGCAAAGCCACAGGTCTGGTGTCAGACACACGTTTAACGCATGCCACACCAGCCTCATTTGCTACCCACCAAGCGCACCGCAGTATGGAAAATGAAATCGCGGCTGAAATGATCACTAGCGACAATGTAGATGTGATGCTGTCTGGTGGACTGCGCCACTTTATTCCAAGTAACAGTGCGCAAGATGCAGCAGCAAAACAGGCGCTAACACAGTTAATTAATGAACCCGCTTTAAGATTAAAGTCGAAACGAAAAGACAACCGTAACCTGCTTGTAGAAGCTAAAGATCAAGGCTACAACCTTGCGTTTAACCGCGAGCAATTACAGCAAAGCCAAGGGAATAAACTACTTGGTTTATTTGCATATTCAGGCATGAACGACGGCATTGCTTACCATCAACAGAAAAATAGCTCAGAGCGCAACGAACCTAGCTTAAAAGAAATGACCATGAAGGCATTGGATATTTTAAGCCAAGATCCTGACGGCTTCTTCTTAATGGTTGAAGGCGGACAAATCGACTGGGCCGGTCATAACAATGATGCCGGTACTCTACTACATGAAATGCTTAAATTTGACGAAGCGGTAGCAGCCGTTCACGAATGGGTAAAAAAGCGTAACGACACGCTGGTAGTGATCACTGCAGATCATGAAACGGGCGGGTTTGGCTTCAGTTATAGCCGCAAAGATGTACCGGTTCCGTCGAAAAAGCCGGGGGCATCATTCGCGAATCATGACTTTCAGCCCAATTATAATTTTGGTGATATCGCAGTACTAGACAAATTGTACGAGCAACAAAAAAGCTATTTTGGTATTTGGGCAGAAGCCGCTGGCAAAGATGCATTTCCAACAGCACAAAGCCTAACAAACGCAGTCAAAAATAACACCGCGTTTGAATTAACATTAAATGAAGCTGAGCAAGTATTAGCACGCGAAGCTAACGATTATCATTTAGCCAGTCATAAATATTTAAAAGCGAAAGAATTTCCTAAGGTAAATGACTTCAAAGAATATTATGTTTATGGTGATGACGTGCATAAAAACTTAATTGGCCGTCAGCTAGCAAAATACCAAAACATTGTTTGGAGTACAGGTACGCATACGCATACGCCCGTTGCGGTTATTGCTTGGGGTCCGGATAACGTCAATCAGGTGTTCTCAAAAATTCAGCACCACACTGACATCGGCAAAAAGCTAATCACTGCGGTAACCACTGAAACGCTGCAACCTTAA
- a CDS encoding M14 family metallopeptidase, whose product MALSDPTISDAGSFPIFESHTVNTQGDIATFLSQFEQRPSVVYFKGRDPARPPRMITTLLHGNEPSGAYALQRLIECKVKPIVDCYILLASLTAATTPPLFHYRMLPEHKDLNRCFLTLSGTDPQTELANRIVAYIESIQPEVILDMHNTSGDNPAFSVTHKKDEQHATLGQLFSPYIIYSSIQVGAMFERDFGCPIVTIECGGANNTLSHEIAFSGLHHFFQTELDELNQECDAPIWLEDPIRLELVADTKLAYADSPCPNADLTLPRDIDSYNFGLLEPHQRLGWVGKRGKDIFKATNADGDDCFAALFTLRDNQLYPAQALHVFMITTRADIALSDCLLYAVVAHDE is encoded by the coding sequence ATGGCGTTATCTGATCCGACAATAAGCGACGCAGGCTCGTTTCCTATTTTTGAAAGTCATACAGTCAATACACAAGGTGATATAGCAACATTTTTATCGCAGTTTGAGCAACGTCCTTCGGTTGTTTACTTTAAAGGGCGTGATCCCGCAAGGCCTCCAAGAATGATCACTACCTTGTTGCATGGCAATGAGCCGTCAGGTGCTTATGCCCTGCAGCGCTTAATTGAGTGCAAGGTTAAGCCCATAGTCGATTGTTATATTTTATTGGCATCGTTAACCGCCGCAACCACACCTCCTTTATTTCATTACCGTATGTTGCCTGAGCATAAAGACTTAAACCGTTGCTTTTTAACGCTTTCTGGAACTGATCCTCAAACCGAGCTAGCTAACCGCATTGTGGCCTATATTGAAAGCATACAGCCAGAGGTGATTTTAGATATGCATAATACGTCTGGCGACAATCCCGCGTTTAGCGTCACGCATAAAAAAGATGAACAACATGCGACGCTAGGCCAATTGTTTAGTCCTTATATTATTTATTCCTCTATTCAGGTTGGCGCCATGTTTGAACGCGACTTTGGTTGTCCTATTGTGACAATAGAATGCGGTGGGGCAAACAACACGCTATCTCATGAAATTGCGTTTAGTGGTCTTCATCACTTTTTTCAAACCGAGTTAGATGAATTAAACCAAGAATGTGACGCGCCAATTTGGCTTGAAGATCCTATCAGACTGGAACTTGTTGCTGATACCAAGCTGGCCTATGCAGACTCGCCTTGTCCGAATGCAGACTTAACGCTTCCTCGTGATATTGACAGTTATAACTTTGGCTTACTTGAACCCCATCAGCGGCTAGGCTGGGTTGGCAAGCGAGGAAAAGATATATTCAAGGCCACCAATGCCGACGGTGATGATTGTTTTGCTGCGTTGTTTACCCTACGCGACAATCAACTTTACCCAGCCCAAGCGTTACATGTATTTATGATAACAACACGTGCCGATATCGCCTTATCTGATTGTTTATTGTATGCCGTGGTTGCTCATGATGAGTAA
- a CDS encoding glutamate--cysteine ligase family protein: MAAQGSGSVALSDIKTFNTILHTQLAVLQALLDDPLFGLSEPTIGAELETNIINARGEPQYLNQTLLDKAQDPRLAIELNQYDLEFNLTPVKSRGFPFSTLEKEALALNQKVAALASHSNAELLAIGILPTLKPQHLTVDAISNRQRYEVFAQQLLKRRGEKFHIQIDGENPLSLDTNSIALVGAGASFQLHLKVTPQQFTHVFNAVMLVTPLVLAFSANSPSLLGHLLWDETRIALFKQCIDTRIKIKPWHEPPRVTYGSGWNRTGIIELFEANVGLYEPMMAQFSDEDACAAYAAGRVPQLNELKFHQGSVWSWNRGIYDHHDNGHLRIEIRSLPAGPTMVDTMANAAMLTGLVFGLADKIEHWISRLPFKYAEYNFYRAAQYSIDAELVWPHLTQFGLCEANATTLLYTLIEDAEAGLTRLGVAKEESKRYLSIFIERVEKQLNGARWQRLVLAKYEVKRNRTEALYDMLHDYKMMQPLNIPLAQWDNIRK, translated from the coding sequence ATGGCAGCGCAAGGATCGGGCAGTGTCGCCTTAAGCGATATAAAAACATTTAATACGATATTACATACACAGTTAGCCGTTTTGCAGGCTTTACTTGACGATCCACTTTTTGGTTTAAGTGAACCGACAATTGGTGCTGAGCTAGAAACGAATATTATTAATGCGCGTGGTGAACCACAGTATTTAAATCAAACTCTGCTCGATAAAGCGCAAGATCCTCGCCTTGCTATTGAACTGAATCAATATGACTTAGAGTTTAATTTAACTCCTGTTAAGAGCAGGGGATTTCCTTTTTCTACACTAGAGAAAGAAGCGCTAGCGCTAAACCAGAAAGTGGCAGCACTTGCCTCGCATTCAAACGCTGAATTATTAGCAATTGGCATTTTGCCTACCCTAAAACCTCAACATTTAACCGTTGATGCGATATCAAACCGCCAACGCTACGAGGTATTCGCCCAACAGTTACTAAAACGACGCGGCGAAAAGTTTCACATTCAAATTGACGGTGAAAACCCGCTTAGTTTAGACACGAACTCTATTGCATTAGTAGGCGCTGGTGCCTCGTTTCAATTGCATCTTAAAGTGACACCTCAACAATTTACTCATGTGTTCAATGCGGTGATGTTAGTAACGCCACTCGTACTTGCATTTAGTGCAAACTCGCCAAGCTTGTTAGGGCATTTATTATGGGACGAAACACGAATTGCGTTATTTAAACAATGTATTGATACACGAATAAAAATTAAGCCGTGGCATGAGCCGCCCAGAGTGACGTATGGCAGTGGCTGGAATAGAACAGGCATTATAGAGTTATTTGAAGCAAATGTGGGGCTGTATGAGCCAATGATGGCTCAGTTTAGTGACGAGGATGCGTGTGCGGCCTATGCTGCGGGGCGAGTGCCCCAACTTAATGAACTCAAATTTCATCAGGGTTCGGTGTGGAGCTGGAACCGCGGTATTTATGATCACCATGATAATGGTCATTTACGAATAGAAATTAGAAGCCTGCCCGCAGGACCAACTATGGTCGATACGATGGCTAATGCGGCTATGCTAACGGGGTTGGTGTTCGGGTTAGCCGATAAAATAGAGCACTGGATCTCGCGTCTGCCATTTAAATATGCAGAATATAATTTTTACCGTGCAGCTCAGTACAGCATTGATGCTGAGTTAGTATGGCCTCACCTCACTCAGTTTGGCTTATGTGAAGCCAATGCAACAACACTTTTATATACTCTGATTGAAGATGCGGAAGCCGGGTTAACGCGCCTAGGTGTGGCAAAAGAAGAGAGTAAGCGTTATTTAAGCATCTTTATTGAAAGAGTTGAAAAGCAACTAAATGGTGCCCGTTGGCAGCGTTTGGTGTTGGCTAAATATGAAGTAAAGCGTAATCGCACCGAGGCGTTATATGACATGCTGCATGACTATAAAATGATGCAGCCATTAAATATTCCTCTTGCTCAATGGGACAATATCAGAAAGTAG